A window of Raineyella sp. W15-4 contains these coding sequences:
- a CDS encoding ATP-binding protein, with protein MTSSDLRERFILPRLVEALDDTRIVVLQGARQVGKSTLVEQVAEQRDGVVVSLDDPGARAFAASDPAGFVAQAPDRLLVIDEAQRVPELVIALKAAVDRDRRAGRFLVTGSANLLDLSATHESLAGRAQSLVLHSFSQGELEGSRASFIDVVFGGDLRPDHTSVLGRQDYLERASAGGYPEALARSAGRRRDDWYNAYLEQIVNRDAVDVSGLRRIADLPRVLRLIAARAGSGMVWSALASDAGIPRSTLDPYTKLLETLYLIHTVPAWAAKLTAREVKQPKVFVVDTGLAAALLGVTPAALGPTRPNSPAGGLLEGFVVGELLRQAGWSEQRTRLCHYRDSRGAEVDIVLETPDSRVVGIEVKAAATVQSKDLSGLGMLRDRLGDRFVAGVVLYTGGRSQAVGERITAVPIDALWSIGPAPRGA; from the coding sequence GTGACCAGCTCGGACCTGCGTGAACGGTTCATCCTCCCGCGACTGGTGGAGGCCCTGGATGACACCCGCATCGTCGTGCTCCAGGGGGCGCGGCAGGTGGGCAAATCGACGTTGGTTGAACAGGTCGCCGAGCAGCGGGACGGTGTGGTGGTGAGCCTGGACGATCCGGGTGCACGAGCCTTCGCCGCGAGTGATCCGGCCGGGTTCGTGGCGCAGGCTCCTGACAGACTGTTGGTGATCGACGAGGCTCAGCGCGTCCCCGAGCTGGTCATCGCCCTGAAGGCTGCGGTCGATCGTGACCGGCGTGCTGGGCGATTCCTTGTCACTGGGTCGGCGAACCTGCTCGATCTGTCGGCCACCCACGAATCGCTGGCCGGTCGCGCTCAGTCCCTGGTGCTGCACTCGTTCAGTCAGGGTGAGTTGGAGGGCAGCCGTGCATCGTTCATCGATGTCGTGTTCGGTGGCGACCTGCGGCCGGATCACACCAGTGTGCTGGGCCGGCAGGACTATCTGGAGCGCGCCTCCGCGGGAGGCTATCCCGAGGCACTCGCCAGGTCTGCCGGCCGGCGCCGGGACGACTGGTACAACGCCTATCTCGAGCAGATCGTCAACCGGGATGCGGTCGATGTCTCCGGACTGAGGAGGATCGCTGACCTCCCCCGAGTCCTGCGGCTGATCGCGGCCCGCGCTGGATCGGGGATGGTGTGGAGCGCCCTCGCCAGTGATGCGGGCATTCCGCGCAGCACCCTCGATCCGTACACAAAGCTGCTGGAGACGCTGTATCTGATCCACACCGTGCCGGCCTGGGCGGCCAAGCTCACTGCCCGGGAAGTGAAACAGCCGAAGGTGTTCGTGGTCGACACCGGTCTGGCTGCCGCACTACTCGGCGTCACGCCGGCTGCGCTGGGGCCGACCAGGCCGAACAGCCCGGCCGGGGGCCTGCTCGAGGGGTTCGTGGTCGGTGAGCTACTCCGGCAGGCGGGCTGGAGCGAACAGCGCACCAGGCTCTGTCACTACCGCGACAGTCGCGGCGCCGAGGTGGACATCGTGCTCGAGACTCCGGACAGCCGGGTTGTCGGCATCGAGGTCAAAGCGGCCGCCACCGTCCAGTCCAAGGATCTCTCCGGGCTGGGGATGCTGCGTGACCGGTTGGGCGACAGGTTTGTCGCCGGAGTCGTCCTCTATACCGGTGGGCGTTCCCAAGCTGTCGGCGAGCGCATCACCGCGGTGCCGATCGACGCCCTGTGGAGTATCGGGCCCGCTCCCCGCGGGGCCTGA